The proteins below are encoded in one region of Pseudomonas entomophila L48:
- a CDS encoding GGDEF domain-containing protein, producing MTEEAERWKEKYLKSIEQQEKLERRWAARLDLLRRGLVRSTLAAEGSDKIVDQCMKEMREVIRSDNMDAGLAGLIPRLEKAVLDSEQRRETRMTQVSDALTALVTQLQTLPLPGEVARPLKKLAKKLDGGVSQSRELPPLLGELSGLQGRALNAVQKPDEEARPGFLQRLFGGRDEPQAEMATTAVAVTSPALAPVPAEAPAVQPTLPQDADELHALNVVPAPAVEEEPEPEPDIELPGPALVETVAVIPVAPAPVPEPEPAPVVEEAPAPELASVEPEEQPAEDVEPAQLPALADIIEGEDGPYALPDAVEPPYSQVAAHIEQTLIGLLDDLSLPERHKAQALEMRERVARGLNWYELIPVLDDLAVLMLAITDSGQHEFEAYLQQLNERLETFQSHLHEASAGHADNSSAARELDNQLREQVDGLQSSVQGAADVDSLKHILENRLEGLLVTMDEHQHERDRREQELAGRLQGLAERVASMEQEALGYREHLEEQRQKAMIDPLTGLPNRAAWSERVEHEVLDWQENGGHLAMAILDLDHFKRINDGYGHLAGDKVLKIVADQLRKRLRGRDFIARFGGEEFVLLLPQTSPPAAVQVAETLRAAIEACPFHFKGERVVITASIGISAFRSGERGDQVLKRADDALYRAKDKGRNRIEQG from the coding sequence ATGACCGAAGAAGCCGAGCGCTGGAAAGAAAAATACCTTAAAAGCATCGAACAGCAGGAAAAGCTCGAACGGCGCTGGGCCGCTCGTCTCGACTTGCTGCGTCGTGGCCTGGTGCGCAGCACCCTGGCGGCCGAAGGTAGCGACAAGATCGTTGACCAGTGCATGAAGGAAATGCGCGAGGTCATCCGCAGCGACAATATGGACGCCGGGCTTGCCGGGCTGATCCCACGCCTGGAAAAGGCCGTGCTCGACTCCGAGCAACGCCGTGAAACGCGCATGACCCAGGTCAGCGACGCGCTGACTGCGCTGGTGACTCAATTGCAGACGCTGCCCCTGCCTGGGGAAGTGGCGCGCCCGCTGAAGAAGCTGGCGAAGAAACTGGATGGCGGCGTCAGCCAGTCCCGTGAACTGCCTCCGCTGCTGGGCGAGCTCAGCGGCTTGCAGGGGCGCGCCCTCAACGCGGTGCAAAAGCCTGACGAGGAAGCCAGGCCGGGGTTTCTCCAGCGCCTGTTCGGCGGGCGTGACGAGCCTCAGGCCGAGATGGCCACGACGGCTGTCGCAGTGACGTCTCCGGCGCTCGCACCGGTCCCTGCCGAGGCTCCCGCGGTACAACCCACCCTGCCTCAGGATGCGGACGAACTGCATGCCCTGAACGTTGTGCCTGCGCCTGCGGTGGAGGAAGAGCCCGAACCTGAGCCGGACATCGAGCTACCAGGCCCCGCGCTGGTCGAAACCGTCGCGGTGATTCCTGTCGCGCCTGCGCCTGTGCCGGAGCCTGAGCCCGCCCCGGTAGTCGAGGAAGCACCAGCGCCCGAACTTGCCAGTGTCGAGCCCGAGGAGCAACCCGCCGAAGACGTCGAGCCGGCACAACTCCCTGCGCTCGCGGATATCATCGAGGGAGAAGACGGCCCCTACGCCCTCCCCGATGCGGTCGAGCCCCCGTACAGTCAGGTGGCGGCCCATATCGAGCAGACCCTGATCGGCCTGCTCGACGACCTCAGCCTGCCCGAGCGCCACAAGGCCCAGGCCCTGGAGATGCGCGAACGCGTTGCCCGCGGCCTTAACTGGTACGAGTTGATCCCGGTGCTGGACGACCTGGCCGTGCTCATGCTGGCCATTACCGACAGCGGCCAGCACGAGTTCGAAGCCTATCTGCAGCAACTCAACGAGCGCCTGGAAACCTTCCAGAGCCACCTGCACGAAGCCAGTGCCGGCCACGCCGACAACAGCTCCGCCGCCCGTGAGCTGGACAACCAGTTGCGCGAGCAGGTCGATGGCCTGCAGAGCAGTGTCCAGGGCGCCGCCGACGTGGACAGCCTCAAGCACATCCTGGAGAACCGTCTCGAGGGTTTGCTGGTGACCATGGATGAACACCAGCATGAGCGTGACCGTCGTGAACAGGAGCTGGCTGGCCGTCTGCAAGGGTTGGCCGAGCGGGTGGCGAGCATGGAGCAGGAAGCCCTCGGCTACCGCGAGCACCTCGAGGAGCAGCGGCAGAAGGCGATGATCGATCCCCTCACGGGCCTGCCCAACCGCGCCGCCTGGTCGGAGCGGGTCGAGCATGAAGTGCTCGACTGGCAGGAGAACGGCGGGCACCTGGCCATGGCCATTCTCGACCTCGACCACTTCAAGCGCATCAACGACGGTTATGGCCACCTGGCCGGCGACAAGGTGCTGAAGATCGTCGCCGACCAGTTGCGCAAGCGTCTGCGCGGCCGCGACTTCATCGCCCGTTTCGGCGGCGAGGAGTTCGTCCTGCTGTTGCCGCAGACTTCGCCTCCCGCGGCGGTGCAGGTCGCCGAGACGCTGCGCGCGGCGATCGAAGCCTGCCCGTTCCACTTCAAGGGCGAGCGCGTGGTGATTACCGCGTCCATTGGTATCAGCGCCTTCCGCTCCGGTGAGCGTGGCGACCAAGTGCTCAAGCGCGCGGATGATGCACTGTATCGGGCCAAGGACAAAGGACGAAACCGCATCGAACAGGGGTAG
- a CDS encoding N-acetylmuramoyl-L-alanine amidase: protein MKKLITALLLLTLAGCSSGLRIDRSHPSANQDSRIQFVVLHYTNASLERSLALLTHGEVSSHYLIGDGPATVYQLVDENRRAWHAGDSQWQGRTWLNSSSIGIEIVNQGYTDTPNGRVWHPYSEAQVQSLIALLKDIVKRNNIDPRHIIGHSDIAPLRKLDPGPLFPWKRLADAGLGVWPEAGAVARQQAYFEVNPPSIGWYQQQLVRFGYAIEQTGTLDVSTRHVIAAFQMRFRPQRFDGMPDAQTAAMLQVLNRKR, encoded by the coding sequence ATGAAAAAACTCATCACCGCCCTGCTTCTACTCACCCTTGCTGGTTGCTCCAGTGGCCTGCGCATCGATCGCAGTCACCCTTCGGCCAACCAGGACAGCCGTATCCAGTTCGTCGTCCTGCATTACACCAATGCGTCGCTGGAGCGCTCCCTCGCCCTGCTTACCCATGGCGAAGTCAGCAGCCACTACCTGATCGGCGACGGGCCGGCCACGGTTTATCAACTGGTGGATGAAAACCGCCGGGCCTGGCACGCCGGCGACAGCCAGTGGCAGGGGCGTACCTGGCTCAATTCCAGCTCCATTGGCATCGAAATCGTCAACCAGGGCTACACCGACACGCCGAACGGTCGGGTCTGGCACCCCTACAGCGAGGCGCAGGTCCAGTCGTTGATTGCCTTGCTCAAGGACATCGTCAAGCGCAACAACATCGACCCCCGGCACATCATCGGGCACAGCGACATCGCGCCGCTGCGCAAGCTTGACCCAGGCCCACTGTTCCCTTGGAAGCGCCTGGCCGACGCCGGCCTTGGGGTCTGGCCGGAGGCTGGCGCGGTGGCGCGGCAGCAGGCGTATTTCGAGGTCAACCCACCCAGCATCGGCTGGTACCAGCAGCAGCTGGTGCGCTTCGGCTATGCCATCGAGCAGACCGGCACCCTGGATGTGTCGACCCGCCATGTGATCGCGGCGTTCCAGATGCGCTTCCGCCCGCAGCGCTTCGACGGCATGCCGGACGCCCAGACCGCCGCGATGCTGCAGGTGCTCAACCGCAAGCGGTGA
- a CDS encoding EAL domain-containing protein yields the protein MSALIASMRQFFYHPWLLAVIAALASAALLLAASVGLTLQQMKQSEIEQMNARGERFLDRLEQVFGQLREGVDQLEGQNLRGCGPAMLEQLQQVALKSRFIYEAAYVDGRDSCSSRGVDRQVDSLRRPDIRGPTYSYWLNTTTEPNDNLAALMLGRGRFLVSTSRGHLSDVVDLPPGGSLLVVLDRGNRAIPVLGPEQRWPPTADWPPSLHKSLLELPDRLVYLMSTKSPDYQLVLIAPRASMPLRLNGLLWLLFPGSVVLAGCIGWLVLQLIQQRRSMSSELQQALRRGELQVLYQPIFELDSRRCVGAEALVRWRRPDGSLTSPELFIPLAENTGQIREITDFVLQRVLEQLGQLLRANSWLYISVNLAACDVMEPRIGRVAQRLLAQHRVAASQIAFEVTERGLIDVVVARDNLQTLRAVGHQVLIDDFGTGYCSLAYLQTLPVDCLKIDKAFIDALGHDAASSGVAPHIIRMAHDLHLRVIAEGIESEDQAELLNSEGVNYGQGWLFAHPLNARQFVELITRGRRVAGRRIDDEP from the coding sequence ATGTCTGCCCTGATCGCTTCGATGCGCCAATTTTTTTACCATCCGTGGCTGCTTGCCGTGATCGCGGCACTGGCCAGCGCCGCCCTGTTGCTGGCCGCCAGCGTCGGCCTGACCCTGCAACAGATGAAGCAAAGCGAAATCGAACAGATGAACGCGCGGGGTGAGCGTTTCCTGGATCGCCTGGAACAAGTGTTCGGCCAGTTGCGTGAGGGGGTCGACCAGCTCGAGGGGCAGAACCTGCGCGGCTGCGGCCCGGCGATGCTCGAGCAATTGCAGCAGGTGGCACTGAAGTCGCGCTTCATCTATGAGGCGGCTTATGTGGATGGCCGGGACAGCTGTTCCAGCCGGGGGGTGGATCGACAGGTCGATTCGCTGCGCAGGCCGGATATCCGCGGGCCCACCTACAGCTATTGGCTGAACACCACCACCGAACCCAATGACAACCTTGCCGCGCTCATGCTTGGGCGCGGCAGGTTCCTGGTGTCCACTTCCCGGGGCCACCTTTCCGATGTGGTCGACCTGCCTCCCGGTGGCAGCCTGCTGGTGGTACTCGACCGTGGCAACCGCGCGATCCCGGTGCTGGGCCCGGAACAGCGCTGGCCGCCGACCGCTGACTGGCCACCGTCCTTGCACAAATCGTTGCTCGAATTGCCCGACCGCCTGGTCTACCTCATGTCGACCAAGTCGCCGGACTACCAACTGGTGCTGATCGCCCCTCGGGCCAGCATGCCGCTCAGGCTCAACGGTCTGCTCTGGCTGCTGTTTCCGGGCAGCGTGGTGCTGGCCGGGTGTATCGGCTGGTTGGTGTTGCAGTTGATCCAGCAGCGCCGCTCGATGAGTTCGGAGCTGCAACAGGCCCTGCGCCGGGGCGAGTTGCAGGTGCTCTATCAGCCGATCTTCGAATTGGACAGCCGCCGCTGCGTCGGTGCCGAGGCGCTGGTGCGCTGGCGGCGCCCGGACGGTAGCCTGACCAGCCCCGAGCTGTTCATCCCATTGGCGGAGAACACCGGGCAGATCCGCGAGATCACCGATTTCGTGCTGCAGCGGGTGTTGGAGCAGCTCGGCCAGTTGCTACGCGCCAATTCCTGGCTGTATATCTCGGTCAACCTGGCGGCCTGCGATGTCATGGAGCCGCGCATCGGTCGCGTGGCCCAGCGACTGCTGGCCCAGCACCGGGTGGCCGCCAGCCAGATCGCTTTCGAGGTCACCGAGCGCGGCCTTATCGATGTGGTTGTCGCACGGGACAACCTGCAGACCTTGCGCGCCGTGGGGCATCAGGTGCTGATCGATGATTTTGGCACGGGTTACTGCAGCCTGGCCTACCTGCAGACCCTGCCGGTGGATTGCCTGAAGATCGACAAGGCCTTCATCGACGCCCTGGGGCACGATGCTGCCAGCAGCGGCGTGGCGCCGCACATCATCCGCATGGCCCACGACCTGCACCTGCGGGTGATCGCCGAAGGGATCGAGTCGGAGGACCAGGCGGAATTGCTCAACAGTGAAGGGGTCAACTACGGGCAGGGATGGTTGTTCGCCCACCCGCTCAACGCCCGCCAGTTTGTCGAGCTGATCACCCGGGGGCGCCGGGTGGCGGGGCGGCGGATCGATGATGAGCCTTGA
- a CDS encoding KinB sensor domain-containing domain produces the protein MKWPMKLRTRLFLSISALITVALLGLLLGLVSVMQMATQQQRLVQDTTHSLDLGLRLRQNLGEQLNLMLDEDTNPNNLVTLQDQFQTLLNQGLEQGGERTGFSKAASNYQAFVQAYRESPAPARSMGVEQPLGAAFNQVRADLLDSHRQALEHIIRSEEKSRDHALLVSGLLGLMGLTVLVLGFITAHNIARRFGQPIEALAKAADQVGQGNFDVTLPVTQATELNQLTRRFGLMADALRKHQATNIDELLAGQQRLQAVLDSIDDGLLIIDRQGRLEHLNPVAQRQLGWDPGRLGMSLAEALQRPELEQQLRQVLRGGSLDRPPDDLNLEVDEESRLLTYSLTPVSHPQGPILGAVMVLHDVTEQRAFERVRSEFVLRASHELRTPVTGMHMAFGLLRERISFPAGARENDLLDTIAEEMQRLTQLINDLLNFSRYQSGLQKLELAPCALDELFERAQARFAEQAANKQIELLRELEPPLPRIQADAAQLDRVLDNLLHNAIRHTASGGRIRLHARRHAERVIISVEDNGEGIAYGQQGRIFEPFVQVGRKKGGAGLGLALCKEIVQLHGGRMGVFSRPGQGTQFYMALPV, from the coding sequence ATGAAATGGCCGATGAAGCTGCGCACGCGCCTGTTCCTCAGCATCTCGGCGCTGATCACGGTGGCGCTGCTCGGGCTGCTGCTGGGCCTGGTCAGCGTGATGCAGATGGCCACCCAGCAACAGCGCCTGGTCCAGGACACCACCCACTCGCTGGACCTGGGCCTGAGGCTGCGGCAGAACCTGGGCGAGCAGTTGAACCTGATGCTCGACGAGGACACCAACCCGAACAACCTGGTCACCCTGCAGGACCAGTTCCAGACGTTGCTCAACCAGGGCCTGGAGCAGGGCGGTGAGCGTACCGGCTTCAGCAAGGCTGCCAGCAACTACCAGGCATTCGTCCAGGCTTACCGTGAAAGCCCGGCCCCCGCGCGCAGCATGGGCGTCGAGCAACCACTGGGAGCCGCCTTCAACCAGGTCCGCGCCGACTTGCTCGACTCCCATCGGCAGGCACTGGAACACATCATCCGCAGCGAAGAGAAATCCCGCGACCACGCCCTGCTGGTCAGTGGCCTGCTGGGCCTGATGGGCCTGACAGTGCTGGTGCTGGGCTTCATCACCGCGCACAACATCGCGCGCCGCTTCGGCCAGCCGATCGAGGCACTGGCCAAGGCCGCCGACCAGGTTGGCCAGGGCAATTTCGACGTCACCCTGCCGGTGACGCAAGCCACCGAGCTGAACCAGCTGACCCGCCGCTTCGGCCTGATGGCCGACGCCTTGCGCAAGCACCAGGCCACCAACATCGACGAACTGCTCGCCGGCCAGCAGCGCTTGCAGGCGGTACTCGACAGCATCGACGACGGCCTGCTGATCATCGACCGCCAGGGCCGCCTGGAACACCTCAACCCCGTGGCCCAGCGCCAGCTCGGCTGGGACCCCGGCCGCCTGGGCATGAGCCTGGCCGAAGCCCTGCAGCGCCCGGAACTGGAACAGCAGCTGCGCCAGGTGCTGCGCGGCGGCAGCCTGGACCGGCCACCGGACGACCTGAATCTGGAAGTGGACGAGGAAAGCCGCCTGCTGACCTACAGCCTGACCCCGGTCAGCCACCCCCAGGGGCCGATCCTCGGTGCCGTGATGGTGCTGCACGATGTCACCGAGCAGAGAGCCTTCGAGCGCGTGCGTAGCGAGTTCGTCCTGCGTGCATCCCATGAGCTGCGCACACCGGTCACGGGGATGCACATGGCCTTCGGCCTGCTGCGCGAACGCATCAGTTTCCCGGCCGGCGCCCGAGAGAACGACCTGCTCGACACCATTGCCGAGGAAATGCAGCGCCTCACCCAACTGATCAACGACCTGCTGAACTTCTCCCGCTACCAGAGCGGCCTGCAAAAGCTGGAACTGGCCCCCTGCGCCCTCGACGAGCTGTTCGAGCGGGCCCAGGCACGCTTCGCCGAACAGGCGGCGAACAAGCAGATCGAGCTGCTCCGCGAACTGGAGCCGCCCCTGCCACGCATCCAGGCCGACGCGGCGCAGCTCGACCGGGTGCTGGACAACCTGCTGCACAACGCCATCCGCCATACCGCCAGCGGCGGACGCATCCGCCTGCATGCGCGGCGCCATGCCGAGCGGGTGATCATCAGCGTCGAGGATAACGGCGAGGGCATCGCCTATGGGCAGCAGGGGCGGATCTTCGAGCCGTTCGTGCAGGTCGGCCGCAAGAAGGGCGGGGCTGGATTGGGGCTGGCGCTGTGCAAGGAGATCGTGCAGCTGCATGGTGGCCGCATGGGCGTGTTCTCACGGCCGGGGCAGGGGACGCAGTTCTACATGGCGCTGCCTGTCTGA
- the algB gene encoding sigma-54-dependent response regulator transcription factor AlgB has protein sequence MESAQDNQGRILLVDDESAILRTFRYCLEDEGYSVATANSAAQAETLLQRQVFDLCFLDLRLGEDNGLDVLAQMRIQAPWMRVVIVTAHSAIDTAVDAIQAGAADYLVKPCSPDQLRLATAKQLEVRQLSARLEALEGEVRKPKDGLDSHSPAMMAVLETARQVATTDANILILGESGTGKGELARAIHGWSKRARKACVTINCPSLNAELMESELFGHTRGAFTGASESTLGRVSQADGGTLFLDEIGDFPLTLQPKLLRFIQDKEYERVGDPVTRRADVRILAATNLNLEEMVRENRFREDLLYRLNVITLHLPPLRERSEDILTLADRFLARFVKEYSRPAKAFSDEARAALLNYRWPGNIRELRNVVERASIICPQERVEISHLGMGEQPAGNTPRVGAALSLEELERAHIGAVLATSDTLDQAAKTLGIDASTLYRKRKQYNL, from the coding sequence ATGGAATCAGCCCAGGACAACCAAGGCCGCATTCTGCTGGTGGACGACGAGTCCGCGATCCTGCGCACCTTCCGTTACTGCCTCGAAGACGAAGGCTACAGCGTGGCCACCGCCAACAGCGCTGCCCAGGCCGAGACCCTGCTGCAGCGCCAGGTGTTCGACCTGTGCTTCCTCGACCTTCGTCTGGGCGAGGACAACGGCCTCGATGTCCTGGCACAGATGCGCATCCAGGCCCCCTGGATGCGGGTGGTGATCGTCACCGCGCACTCCGCCATCGACACCGCAGTCGACGCCATCCAGGCCGGTGCCGCCGACTACCTGGTCAAGCCCTGCAGTCCCGACCAGCTGCGCTTGGCCACGGCCAAGCAGCTGGAAGTGCGGCAGCTGTCGGCGCGCCTGGAAGCCCTCGAAGGCGAAGTGCGCAAACCCAAGGATGGCTTGGATTCCCACAGCCCGGCCATGATGGCCGTGCTGGAAACCGCCCGGCAGGTGGCGACCACCGACGCCAACATCCTCATCCTCGGCGAGTCCGGCACCGGCAAGGGGGAGCTGGCCCGTGCCATCCATGGCTGGAGCAAGCGTGCACGCAAGGCCTGCGTGACCATCAACTGCCCATCGCTCAACGCCGAGCTGATGGAAAGCGAGCTGTTCGGCCACACCCGCGGGGCGTTCACCGGTGCCAGCGAAAGCACCTTGGGACGCGTCAGCCAGGCCGATGGCGGAACGCTGTTTCTCGACGAGATTGGCGATTTTCCCCTCACCTTGCAGCCTAAGTTGCTGCGCTTCATCCAGGACAAAGAATATGAACGGGTCGGCGACCCGGTCACCCGCCGCGCCGATGTGCGCATCCTGGCGGCGACCAACCTCAACCTTGAGGAGATGGTCCGTGAAAACCGCTTCCGCGAAGACCTGCTATACCGCCTGAATGTCATCACCTTGCACTTGCCGCCCCTGCGCGAACGCAGCGAGGACATCCTGACCCTGGCCGACCGCTTCCTGGCCCGCTTCGTCAAGGAATACTCGCGGCCAGCCAAAGCCTTCAGCGACGAGGCCCGCGCGGCATTGCTCAACTACCGCTGGCCGGGCAACATCCGCGAGCTGCGCAACGTGGTCGAGCGCGCCAGCATCATCTGCCCCCAGGAGCGGGTGGAGATCAGCCACCTGGGCATGGGCGAGCAACCCGCCGGCAACACGCCACGAGTCGGCGCCGCCCTGAGCCTGGAAGAACTGGAGCGCGCTCACATCGGCGCGGTGCTGGCCACCAGTGACACCCTCGACCAGGCCGCCAAGACCCTGGGTATCGACGCCTCCACGCTGTACCGCAAGCGCAAGCAGTACAACTTATGA
- a CDS encoding DUF1328 domain-containing protein → MLSWAITFLIIAIVAAVLGFGGIAGAATGIAKILFIIFLVLFVASFFFGRGRG, encoded by the coding sequence ATGCTGAGTTGGGCCATCACCTTCCTGATCATCGCCATTGTCGCCGCGGTACTGGGCTTCGGTGGTATCGCGGGCGCCGCGACCGGTATCGCGAAGATCCTGTTCATTATCTTCCTGGTGCTGTTCGTGGCTTCCTTCTTCTTCGGACGCGGCAGGGGTTGA
- a CDS encoding inhibitor of vertebrate lysozyme family protein: MSRMLCTALAGALLLGAGTAAMAANDGQVRADQLLGTDPEYRETWQDTIKGEERLPEWVINLSGSAPLQMSAATEDGDKYLVGPLCESEGNCTYKRLIVAFSWDKEHAYGMLVEVPEGLPADKSPTRHAEYRWLGKPDDGMQALLREQLKRDPNWY; this comes from the coding sequence ATGAGCCGGATGCTTTGCACTGCCCTGGCCGGCGCCCTGCTGCTGGGCGCCGGTACGGCGGCGATGGCGGCCAATGACGGCCAGGTCCGTGCCGACCAGTTGTTGGGCACGGACCCCGAATACCGGGAAACCTGGCAGGACACGATCAAAGGCGAGGAGCGCCTGCCCGAGTGGGTGATCAACCTCAGTGGCAGCGCCCCGCTGCAGATGTCCGCAGCGACCGAGGACGGTGACAAGTACCTGGTCGGCCCGCTCTGCGAGTCCGAGGGCAACTGCACCTACAAACGGTTGATCGTGGCCTTCAGCTGGGACAAGGAGCACGCCTACGGAATGCTCGTGGAAGTACCCGAAGGCCTGCCCGCCGACAAGTCACCGACCCGTCATGCCGAGTACCGCTGGCTCGGCAAGCCGGACGACGGCATGCAAGCGTTGCTGCGCGAACAGCTCAAGCGCGACCCGAACTGGTACTGA
- the gltP gene encoding glutamate/aspartate:proton symporter GltP, whose translation MKKAKLSLAWQIVIGLLLGVAVGALLNHFSAEKAWWISNVLQPAGDIFIRLIKMIVVPIVISSLIVGIAGVGDAKKLGSIGLKTIIYFEVVTTIAIVVGLVLANVFHPGAGIDMSTLGTVDISKYQATAAEVQHEHAFIETLLNLIPSNIFAALMRGEMLPIIFFSVMFGMGLSSLNADLREPLVRTFQGVSETMFKVTHMIMNYAPIGVFALIAATVANFGFASLLPLAKLVLLVYFAIAFFAFMVLGLVARVFGFSVIKIMRIMKDELILAYSTSSSETVLPRVIEKMEKYGAPKSICSFVVPTGYSFNLDGSTLYQSIAAIFIAQLYGIDLSWSQQLLLVLTLMVTSKGIAGVPGVSFVVLLATLGSVGIPLEGLAFIAGVDRIMDMARTALNVVGNALAAVVIAKWQGMYDAEKGEAYYKSLVLDKGKSEAVVAGKTVNQ comes from the coding sequence ATGAAGAAGGCAAAACTGAGCCTCGCCTGGCAGATCGTGATAGGTCTGTTGCTGGGCGTTGCAGTCGGCGCGCTACTGAATCATTTCAGTGCGGAAAAGGCATGGTGGATCAGCAACGTCCTCCAGCCCGCTGGCGACATCTTCATTCGCCTGATCAAGATGATCGTCGTCCCGATCGTGATTTCGTCGCTGATCGTGGGCATCGCCGGGGTTGGCGACGCGAAGAAACTGGGCAGCATTGGCCTGAAGACCATCATCTACTTCGAGGTGGTGACCACCATCGCCATCGTTGTCGGCCTGGTTCTCGCCAACGTGTTCCACCCGGGTGCCGGCATCGACATGAGCACCCTGGGCACCGTCGACATCTCCAAGTACCAGGCCACCGCGGCCGAGGTGCAGCATGAGCACGCGTTCATCGAAACCCTGCTCAACCTGATCCCGTCGAACATCTTCGCGGCGCTGATGCGTGGCGAGATGCTGCCGATCATCTTCTTCTCGGTCATGTTCGGCATGGGCTTGTCGAGCCTCAACGCCGACCTGCGCGAGCCGCTGGTGCGTACCTTCCAGGGCGTGTCGGAGACCATGTTCAAGGTCACCCACATGATCATGAACTACGCCCCTATCGGCGTGTTCGCCCTGATCGCCGCCACCGTCGCCAACTTCGGCTTCGCCTCGCTGCTGCCGCTGGCCAAGCTGGTGCTGCTGGTGTACTTCGCCATCGCTTTCTTCGCCTTCATGGTGCTGGGCCTGGTGGCGCGCGTGTTCGGCTTCTCGGTCATCAAGATCATGCGCATCATGAAGGACGAGCTGATCCTCGCCTACTCCACCTCCAGCTCCGAGACCGTGCTGCCGCGCGTGATCGAGAAGATGGAGAAGTACGGCGCGCCGAAGTCGATCTGCTCGTTCGTGGTACCGACCGGCTACTCGTTCAACCTCGACGGTTCGACCCTGTACCAGAGCATCGCGGCGATCTTCATCGCCCAGCTGTACGGCATCGACCTGTCCTGGAGCCAGCAGCTGCTGCTGGTGCTGACCCTGATGGTCACCTCCAAGGGTATCGCCGGCGTGCCGGGCGTGTCCTTCGTGGTACTGCTGGCCACCTTGGGCAGCGTGGGCATCCCGCTGGAAGGCCTGGCCTTCATCGCCGGTGTCGACCGCATCATGGACATGGCCCGTACCGCGCTGAACGTGGTGGGTAATGCCCTGGCCGCCGTGGTCATCGCCAAGTGGCAGGGTATGTACGACGCCGAGAAAGGCGAGGCGTACTACAAGTCGCTGGTGCTGGACAAAGGCAAGAGCGAGGCCGTGGTGGCGGGCAAGACCGTCAACCAGTAA
- a CDS encoding nucleoside recognition domain-containing protein, translated as MLNGLWLGFFLVAAISALAQWLVGGNAGIFAAMVESIFAMAKLSVEVMVLLFGTLTLWLGFLKIAEKAGIVEWLAKVLGPLFARLMPEVPPGHPALGLITMNFAANGLGLDNAATPIGLKAMRSLQELNPSSTTASNAQILFLVLNASSLTLLPVTIFMYRAQQGAADPTMVFLPILLATSCSTLVGLLSVAVMQRLRLWDPVVLAYLIPGALLLGGFMAFLGTLSAAALASLSSILGNLTLFGVIILFLVIGALRRVQVYEAFVEGAKEGFDVAKSLLPYLVAMLVAVGVLRASGALELALDGIRHAVNWMGLDTRFVEGLPTALVKPFSGSAARAMLIETMQTQGVDSFPALVAATIQGSTETTFYVLAVYFGAVGIQRVRHAVGCALLAELSGVIAAIFVCYWFFG; from the coding sequence ATGCTCAACGGCCTGTGGCTCGGCTTTTTCCTGGTGGCGGCCATCTCCGCCCTGGCCCAGTGGCTGGTGGGTGGCAACGCCGGCATTTTCGCCGCCATGGTCGAGAGCATTTTCGCCATGGCCAAGCTGTCGGTGGAGGTCATGGTCTTGCTGTTCGGCACCCTGACCCTGTGGCTGGGCTTCCTCAAGATCGCCGAGAAGGCCGGCATCGTCGAATGGCTGGCCAAGGTGCTTGGCCCGCTGTTCGCCCGGTTGATGCCGGAAGTCCCGCCCGGCCACCCTGCCCTGGGCCTGATCACCATGAACTTCGCCGCCAACGGCCTGGGCCTGGACAACGCCGCCACCCCCATCGGGCTGAAGGCCATGCGTTCGCTGCAGGAGCTCAACCCCAGCAGCACCACGGCGAGCAACGCGCAGATCCTGTTCCTGGTGCTCAACGCCTCGTCGCTGACCCTGCTGCCGGTGACCATCTTCATGTACCGCGCCCAGCAAGGCGCGGCCGACCCGACCATGGTGTTCCTGCCGATCCTGCTGGCCACCAGCTGCTCGACGCTGGTCGGGCTGCTGTCGGTGGCGGTGATGCAGCGCTTGCGCTTGTGGGACCCGGTGGTGCTCGCCTACCTGATCCCCGGCGCTCTGCTGCTGGGCGGATTCATGGCCTTCCTCGGCACCCTGTCGGCGGCCGCGCTGGCCAGCCTGTCGTCGATCCTCGGCAACCTGACGCTGTTCGGCGTGATCATCCTGTTCCTGGTGATCGGCGCGTTGCGCCGGGTGCAGGTGTACGAGGCGTTCGTCGAGGGTGCCAAGGAAGGCTTCGACGTGGCCAAGAGCCTGCTGCCATACCTGGTGGCGATGCTGGTGGCGGTCGGTGTACTGCGCGCCTCGGGTGCCCTCGAACTGGCCCTGGACGGTATCCGCCATGCGGTGAACTGGATGGGCCTGGACACCCGCTTCGTCGAGGGCCTGCCCACCGCGCTGGTCAAGCCGTTCTCCGGCAGCGCGGCGCGGGCCATGCTGATCGAGACCATGCAGACCCAGGGCGTGGACAGCTTCCCGGCACTGGTGGCGGCGACTATCCAGGGCAGTACCGAGACCACCTTCTACGTGCTGGCGGTGTATTTCGGCGCGGTGGGCATCCAGCGAGTACGCCACGCGGTGGGCTGCGCCCTGTTGGCCGAACTGTCCGGGGTGATCGCGGCGATCTTCGTCTGCTATTGGTTCTTCGGCTGA